A genomic segment from Necator americanus strain Aroian chromosome III, whole genome shotgun sequence encodes:
- a CDS encoding hypothetical protein (NECATOR_CHRIII.G9526.T1), translating to MIGKYHPPLTELILVLRSVVAVAKATLSRMETIVSERNEKTPKERQSAPRKNRSGYVHIRGHHSRRTKSKHGRNWKILPQDVTLHI from the exons ATGATAGGGAAGTACCACCCACCGCTAACAGAACTTATTCTAGTTCTTCGAAGTGTAGTTGCGGTTGCGAAGGCAACTCTCTCGAGGATGGAAACTATAG tttccgaacgaaatgaaaaaactcCGAAGGAAAGACAGAGTGCGccgagaaaaaatagaagcggCTATGTCCACATTCGAGGCCACCATTCAAGGAGGACAAAATCCAAGCATGGCCGTAATTGGAAGATATTGCCGCAAGATGTCACATTACACATCTGA
- a CDS encoding hypothetical protein (NECATOR_CHRIII.G9523.T2): protein MSRLKTGLFVLLALTLTYLFLEHKFGRVVRLRKWNTLLERNKNFSKNDSSKKWIVVTTVHHPAEDIKRLSRIPNWTLVVVGDIKTPKDWYVEGAHFLSVEDQEKLGYRIMGSLPYNSYARKNIGYLYAIANGAEWIYDTDDDNKPFGLGLEQFEYSNETSGLRYGCSSPDETKKNKKFSSEKLFNPYSFFGNADMWPRGFPIEYIQSHTNGPDRYCLCHRTRTAVVQQGLVHKDPDVDAIYRLLHANKMDGLDEKFNRFTPPVTLSRGTYAPWNSQNTLFHRRAFFTLALPAFVQFRVTDIWRSYFAQKLLHIIGENIAFYPANAIQVRNSHDFLKDFRSERDMYKDSGKLLKFLDEWKCNDISVDKCVLQLAKAFRYEFPPPMSADEYTIPPDENFRGVNCRRVEMEFLSERVNLNEGSKRSELKIRMAGDISDWCAAANHTELLHMLPSPEQLNDAHTNHTVLTDLENTVLVVTYNYPMNGTIGLIQRLYQPYFGVTIFCGSWFPKEYDQKDFPKILHPLNYIHLSKHEMNAGYFAYYCLSKVKDLLLQNVLGYFVMADDTTFNFWHSVDLNSTVHSIGISAQNESGIWWPSEMGMTAVKKARTLFEEKYKNDAAVQAVWKQYADGLASNMMTGVTASEHLTTRDGWSMSDLYYIPAHLLDYHAGLMEIFFEANVFHEIAISKYLYTVPHQGINYSSNSSVRLFQDLMDFRGLWANLYYADLIGLHPIKFSEFVDKMTRKRVMSRLSTGFLMLLSLTVVFLFVEHILGPIGGLQKWPTILVRSKIFQKNSNSKKWIVVTTVQHPTEEIKRLSRIPNWALVVVADVRTPKDWYVEGAHFLSIEDQKKLGYRIMDSLPYNSYARKNIGYLYAIANGAEWIYDTDDDKKPYAPCQSPYTERSNELVILNCQSFSSELQQAALSRLLRYLHASFAALQETGIKDRPLISIDDYTIYYGDADEGKVGNGGIAVRNDYNNSETSLVQRRQNSSHDCGIAENLNPGLYSKFYNGPRRRIRFRSPPTSQLCDTVLKKAVVELNINRSWKKFVFVSSETMCTYYSVCVARTTGGFSQERKEDASSAET, encoded by the exons ATGTCAAGACTAAAAACTGGTTTGTTTGTGCTTTTAGCACTCACATTAACGTACTTGTTCCTTGAGCACAAATTCGGTCGAGTAGTGCGATTACGAAAATGGAATACACTCCTGGAGAG GAATaagaatttctcgaaaaatgatAGTTCGAAGAAATGGATTGTCGTTACTACAGTTCATCATCCAGCAGAAGATATTAAG CGTCTCTCACGCATTCCTAATTGGACATTAGTTGTGGTAGGAGACATAAAAACGCCAAAGGATTGGTATGTGGAAGGAGCTCACTTCCTAAGTGTAGAAGACCAAGAAAAACTCG GTTATCGCATTATGGGCTCTCTTCCTTATAATTCGTATGCACGTAAAAATATTGGATACCTATACGCAATTGCAAATGGAGCAGAGTGGATATATGACACGGATGATGACAACAAGCCTTTTG GGCTTGGATTAGAACAGTTCGAATATTctaacgaaacgagtggactACGCTATGGTTGCAGTTCTCCAGATGAAactaagaagaacaaaaa GTTTTCATCGGAAAAACTTTTCAACCCGTATTCGTTCTTTGGAAATGCAGATATGTGGCCTCGTGGATTTCCCATCGAGTACATACAG AGCCATACAAATGGTCCAGATCGCTATTGTTTGTGTCATCGGACGCGCACTGCGGTTGTGCAACAGGGACTCGTTCATAAGGATCCTGATGTGGATGCTATTTACAG ACTTTTGCATGCGAATAAAATGGACGGGCTGGACGAGAAATTTAATAGATTCACTCCTCCTGTTACTCTTTCACGTG GAACATATGCACCGTGGAATTCTCAGAACACTCTGTTCCACCGTCGAGCTTTTTTCACCCTTGCATTGCCAGCGTTTGTGCAATTTCG TGTCACGGACATTTGGAGATCGTATTTTGCACAAAAGCTCCTACATATAATCGGCGAAAATATCGCATTTTATCCTGCCAACGCGATTCAAGTCAGAAATTCTCATGACTTTCTCAAAGACTTCCGTAGTGAAAG AGATATGTACAAGGATTCGGGGAAATTGCTGAAATTCCTAGATGAGTGGAAGTGTAATGATATATCTGTGGACAAATGTGTTCTTCAGTTGGCGAAAGCGTTCAG ATACGAGTTTCCACCGCCCATGAGCGCGGATGAATATACTATTCCTCCTGATGAGAACTTTCGAGGAGTCAATTGTAGACGTGTGGAAATGGAATTTCTGTCAGAGCGTGTAAACCTGAACGAG GGAAGTAAGAGATCGGAACTAAAAATAAGGATGGCTGGTGATATTTCTGACTGGTGCGCGGCCGCAAACCATACTG AACTTCTTCACATGTTGCCATCACCGGAACAGCTTAATGATGCGCATACCAATCACACTGTGCTAACAGATCTCGAAAATACG GTGCTGGTTGTAACATATAATTACCCTATGAACGGAACTATTGGGTTAATACAACGGCTTTACCAGCCCTACTTTGGTGTGACGATATTCTGTGGATCATGGTTTCCGAAAGAATACGATCAAAAAG attttccaaaaatactgCACCCCCTCAACTACATTCATTTGTCAAAACATGAAATGAACGCGGGCTATTTTGCTTACTACTGTTTGTCAAAAGTCAAGGATTTGCTGCTTCAAAATGTCTTag GATATTTTGTGATGGCAGACGACACTACGTTTAATTTTTGGCATAGTGTAGATTTGAACAGTACTGTGCACTCGATTGGAATTAGTGCTCAAAATGAAAGTGGAATTTGGTGGCCATCTGAAATGG GTATGACAGCTGTAAAAAAGGCGAGAACattatttgaagagaaatataaAAACGATGCAGCTGTACAGGCGGTATGGAAGCAATACGCTGACGGG TTGGCATCAAACATGATGACTGGTGTGACAGCATCTGAGCATCTAACAACGAGAGATGGTTGGTCAATGAGTGATTT gtACTACATACCAGCTCATTTATTGGATTATCATGCTGGATTGATGGAGATCTTCTTTGAAGCGAATGTATTTCATGAAATCGCTATTTCAAAGTACCTTTATACTGTTCCACATCAAGG AATCAACTATTCAAGCAATTCATCAGTCAGACTATTCCAAGATTTGATGGACTTCCGCGGTTTATGGGCTAATTTATATTATGCGGATCTTATTGGATTGCATCCTATAAAGTTCAGCGAGTTTGTAGATAAAATGACGCGCAAACG GGTGATGTCAAGACTAAGTACTGGTTTCCTTATGCTTCTTTCACTCACAGTAGTGTTCTTGTTCGTTGAGCACATATTAGGTCCGATAGGCGGGCTGCAGAAATGGCCTACAATTTTAGTAAG GagtaagatttttcaaaagaatagcAATTCAAAGAAATGGATCGTCGTAACTACGGTTCAACATCCAACAGAAGAGATCAAG CGTCTCTCTCGCATTCCTAATTGGGCACTAGTTGTGGTAGCAGACGTAAGGACGCCAAAAGATTGGTATGTGGAAGGAGCTCACTTCCTAAGTATAGAAGACCAGAAAAAGCTGG GTTATCGGATTATGGACTCTCTTCCATATAATTCGTATGCGCGAAAAAATATTGGATACCTATATGCAATTGCAAATGGAGCAGAATGGATATACGACACGGATGATGACAAAAAGCCTTATG CACCATGCCAGAGCCCATACACTGAAAGGTCGAATGAACTCGTAATATTGAACTGTCAGTCGTTttcaagtgaactccaacaggCCGCTCtgtccagacttctgcgatatctgcatgcaTCGTTTGCTGCGCTGCAGGAAACAGGCATCAAGGATCGCCCGCTCATCAGTATCGACGATTACACAATCTACTatggcgatgctgatgaaggGAAAGTAGGGAACGGCGGAATAGCTGTTAGAAACGACTACAACAACTCGGAGACGAGTCTGGTTCAACGTCGTCAGAATTCTTCGCACGATTGCGGGATTGCAGAGAACTTAAACCCTGGAtt ATATTCCAAATTCTATAATGGTCCGAgacgtcgcattcgattccgaTCACCGCCCACTTCTCAGCTTTGTGACACGGTTCTAAAAAAAGCAGTCGTGGAGCTCAACATCAACCGAAGCTG GAAGAAGTTCGTCTTTGTATCTTCAGAGACAATGTGCACGTACTATTCTGTATGTGTTGCCCGCACTACTGGTGGCTTTAGCCAGGAGAGGAAGGAGGATGCGTCGTCAGCTGAAACGTAA
- a CDS encoding hypothetical protein (NECATOR_CHRIII.G9525.T1) has product MSYDEHFTFTTVPYWVSLHPQASRGASSYVAPPQQQPQQQLQGSSGQVPYWVTAYPQASRSYAARKERRLNQSCMELPSHRVKVPHEERTEHIQASYSFLAPQPGPAGFAGGTRLEFFISSRGEGNAGALHDGGEH; this is encoded by the exons ATGTCCTACGACGAACATTTCACTTTTACAACGGTTCCGTACTGGGTAAGCTTACACCCTCAAGCATCGCGTGGTGCATCATCCTATGTTGCACCACCACAACAGCAACCCCAGCAACAACTGCAAGGATCTAGTGGACAG GTTCCCTATTGGGTGACTGCCTACCCTCAAGCATCACGATCCTATGCTGCGAGGAAAGAGCGAAGGTTGAACCAGTCATGTATGGAATTACCCTCACATCGTGTGAAG GTTCCGCATGAGGAGAGAACCGAACATATACAAGCCTCCTATTCCTTCTTAGCACCACAACCGGGGCCAGCAGGGTTCGCAGGAGGAACACGCTTGGAATTCTTCATTTCCTCAAGGGGAGAAGGAAATGCGGGCGCGTTGCACGATGGTGGAGAACATTGA